A single Candidatus Methylomirabilis sp. DNA region contains:
- a CDS encoding branched-chain amino acid transaminase — translation MGTVYFRDRFMPLEEASISIRTNALHYGTAVFEGIRAYWEPEGAQLYVFRLAEHYDRMLRNCRVLHLAVGKDVKELSRLTLELLRRNAHREDTYIRPIAFVSSEEIGPRLHGYTTGFGVFTLPLGEYLDTSQGLRVGFSTWRRISDNAIPARCKVAGGYVNSALARTEAATHGYDEALFLTEDGVLCEGSAENIFLVRGGRVITPDLSANILEGITRDTVLTLARDGLGLQVEERRVGRTEVYLADELFLCGTGAQVAPVVEVDRRPVGEGAIGPVTAKLQRLYFDVVRGKVPTYRHWLTPVY, via the coding sequence ATGGGGACCGTCTACTTTCGCGACCGCTTCATGCCCCTCGAAGAGGCCTCGATCAGCATCCGGACGAATGCGCTCCACTACGGAACCGCCGTGTTCGAGGGGATCCGCGCCTACTGGGAGCCGGAAGGGGCGCAGCTTTACGTCTTCCGGCTGGCCGAGCACTATGACCGGATGCTCCGGAACTGCCGGGTCCTCCACCTGGCGGTCGGGAAGGACGTCAAGGAGCTCTCGCGGCTGACTCTGGAGCTCCTCCGACGGAACGCGCATCGGGAGGATACGTACATCCGGCCGATCGCCTTCGTCAGCAGCGAGGAAATCGGCCCCCGCCTGCACGGCTACACGACCGGCTTCGGCGTCTTCACGCTCCCCCTGGGCGAGTACCTGGATACCAGCCAGGGGCTCCGGGTGGGGTTCAGCACCTGGCGACGGATCAGCGACAACGCGATCCCGGCCCGGTGCAAGGTAGCGGGAGGGTACGTGAATTCCGCCCTCGCCCGGACCGAGGCGGCGACGCACGGCTATGACGAGGCCCTCTTCCTGACCGAGGACGGGGTGCTGTGCGAGGGGTCGGCCGAGAACATCTTCCTGGTGCGGGGGGGCCGTGTCATCACCCCGGACCTCTCCGCCAACATCCTGGAGGGGATCACGCGGGACACGGTCCTGACGTTAGCGCGGGACGGGCTCGGCCTGCAGGTGGAAGAGCGGCGGGTCGGGCGCACCGAAGTGTACCTGGCGGACGAGCTCTTCCTCTGCGGGACCGGGGCGCAGGTGGCCCCCGTGGTGGAGGTGGATCGCCGCCCCGTGGGGGAGGGAGCCATCGGGCCGGTGACGGCGAAACTCCAGCGCCTCTACTTTGACGTCGTGCGGGGCAAGGTGCCCACCTATCGGCACTGGCTGACCCCGGTCTATTAG